The following nucleotide sequence is from Synechococcus sp. CBW1004.
TGGCGGCTGGGCGCCGGAACCGCAGCCGCTCAGAAGCAGAGCCACCACGAGCAGCGGAGCCAGCAGGCGCCGCGCCGAGGGAGCGAAGGCGTTGGCGACCAGCAACGCGACCCTCGCAGGCAGCGCCTGCAGCAACACCACCAGCGGCTCCACCCAGGGCAGCGAGAAGGCCCGGCGACGCCACAGGCGCCCCGGCTCAGCAGAGGTCATCAGCTGGAGGGAGCTCAGCCCGGCAGTGGCGGCGCGAGGGCCGCTGGTGGTGGGGGTTGGCAGGGCGGGCAGCATGGGGGCCGGCGCACGGATGTCCATGATCGGCTGGCTGCAGGGACGGGTGGCCGATCCATGGCAGCAGGCGAACCGTTGCGGGTTGCTGCTGCTCTGTCAGGGCGTGGGCTACGAGCTGCTGCTCACCCCCCGCCACTGGCAGCGCCTGCCACCCTCCGGCAGCGAACTGTCGCTGTACGTGCACCTGAGCGTGCGCGAGGACGGCTGGCAGCTCTACGGCTTCCCGGACCGCCCGGAGCGGGATCTGTTCCGCGAGCTGGTGGCGGTCAGCGGCGTGGGCCCCCAGATGGCCCTCGCCCTGCTCGGCTGCCATGACGCGCCCGCCCTGGTGGCGGCGGTGGTGCGGGGCGACCTGCGGGCGCTGGTGCAGGCCCCGGGCGTGGGGCGGCGCACGGCCGAACGCCTGGCGGTGGAGCTGCGCGGCCGCCTGCAGGAGCGCTTCGTCGACCTGCTCGAGGGGCCTCCACCGGGCCTGGAGGAGCTTCCCGACGGAACAGCCATGCCGGCCGCGGAGGGCGCCCGGGAGGTGGAGAACACCCTGAGTGCGCTCGGCTATGAGGGGCTCGAGATTCACCGCGCCCTCCGGGCGGTGGCCGCCGAGGGCCTGGCGGTAGGCGAGGACACCGACGGCTGGATCCGGGAATGCCTGCGCTGGCTGTCGCGCACGGCCGCCTGAATCGGAGCCCCGCTGAGCGGCGACAGCAGGAGGGGGGCGGGCGAAGCGTTAGTCTGCTCGTTTGCTCGGAACGGGCTCAGCCCTGCCTTTTCACCACCCCATGCCGCTCACCACCACCCGCAAGCAGGAACTGATCAACGAGCATCAGACCCACGGCACCGACACCGGCTCGGTGGAGGTTCAGGTGGCGATGCTGAGCGAGCGCATCAACCAGCTCAGCGGTCACCTGCAGAAGAACATCCACGACTTCTCCTCCCGCCAGGGCCTGCTGAAGATGATCGGCCGCCGCAAGCGCCTGCTCAGCTACCTGCGCAACATCAGCGAGGAGCGCTACGCCGCCCTGATCGCCCGCCTCGGCATCCGCGGCTGATCGCCCGGCCCTGATCACCATGGCCCGCAAACGCAACGCGAAAGGTTCGGCCCCCCGCCGGAAGGATGACGCTGCGGGCCCCGCAGCGGCCAAGGCCCCAGCGGGCACGGCGGGCAGGACGCCCTCTCTTCCTGGAGGAACCACGGGTCGGGGTCTCGGCTCAGCCCGGCCGGCCTCCAGAACGTCAACGGCGGGCCTCTCCTCCGGCAGGCGAACCAATCCGAAGGTGATTCCCGACGCCGTGGCCAACCGCATGGCCCGTCGGATCGCCATCGCCACCGGCATCCCCACCCTGATGGGGATGGGGGTGTTCATCGGCAGTTACCTGCTCGTCAGCCGCGGCATCCTCGACATCCCGCCCAGCACCACGCTGCTGGCCTCGGGAGCCTGCTTCCTGCTCGGGCTGGTGGGCCTCAGCTACGGCGTGCTCTCCTCCAGCTGGGAGGATGCCCCCGGCACCCTGCTGGGGCGCGAACAGATCGGCGTCAACATCAGCAGGCTGCGCGATTCGATCCGGGCGATGCGCCAGGGCAGCGCCGGCGGCAGCCAGGGCTGAGCCCCTCCCCATCCCGCTGGTCGGGGAGCCGGGCTCCAGTACTGGCACAGCCCTGGCTCCATGCCCGCAACTGAGCCCTTCCGCACTCAGGCAGCCCCGAGCGGCGAGCGCAGCCGCGCCCGGAAGCGGGCCGAGGTGAGCGTCTCCAGAGCCGCGGAAGCATCCGCCACGCAGAACTGGCTCCCCAGCCGCACCCAGCGGCAGTCGCCGGCGGCGGCGACACGGGCAATCACCGGCACCCGCACGCCGGCCTCCTCCTGACCCGGACGGTGGCGGGTCAGGCATTCGCGCAGGCGGTGCTGCACGGCGATGTCGCCGGCCTCGGCCGGATCGAGTTCCACCTGCAGCAACTGCAGATCCTCGATGCTGCGGCAGTCATCGAGGATCAGCTGCACCCGCTCGTCGCGGCGATCCACCGAGGCCCATACCAGCAGGCGCGCATCCACCATCAGGTGGTCGGCCAGGCGTGCGTAGCTCTTGGGGAAGACCACCGCCTCGCAGCTGCCGGTGAGATCCTCGAGCTGGAGCACGGCCATGCGATCGCCCTTGCGGGTGGTCACCTGGCGGCATTCCGACACCATCGCCACGCAGCTGATGCGGCTCTTGTCGGCCAGCTCCTCGAGGCTGCCCAGACCCACCGGTGCCAGCAGGCGCACCTGCGACGACAACTGCCGCAGGGGGTGATCGGAGATGAAGAAACCGAGCAGCTCCTTCTCCAGCTTCAGCTTCTCCGTGGGCGCATAGTCGCTCACCGGCGCCGCCTTCGGCTTCGGGAGGGCGGCGGCGGCCGCACCATCCGCAGGAGTGGCCAGCAGATCGAAGAGATTGCCCTGGCCGCTGGCGCGATCCTTGGCGCGGCTGGAGGCCCACTCCAGCACCAGATCGAGATCGGCCATCAGCTGGGCGCGGTTACCGCCCGGCTCCAGACCATCGAGGGCACCGCAGTGGATCAGCGATTCCAGGGCGCGGCGGTTGAGCGCCTGGCCGGGAAGACGATCGCAGAGATCAGCCAGATCCTGGAAGGGGCCGTCGGCCTGGCGCTGCTCGATCAGGGCGCGGATGGCACCGTCACCGAGATTGCGCACGGCCGACAATCCGAACAGGATGCGATCACCCACCGGGGTGAAATCGATGCCGGAGGCATTCACATCGGGGGGCAGCACCTCGATGCCCATCGCCTGGCAGTTGGCGATGTAGCGCTGCACCCGGTCGCTCTGGCCGGCGTTGACCGTCAGCAGGGCCGCCATGTAGGCCACTGGATAGTGGGCCTTGAGATAGGCCGTCTGATACGTGACGGCGCCATAGGCGGTGGAGTGGCTCTTGTTGAAGCAGTATTCAGCGAACAGCACCATCTGCTCGAACAGGGCCTCGGCAATCTTCGGATCGACGCCGCGTTCGCTGGCGCCCTTGACGAAGATGCTCTGGTGTGTTTCCATCTCGCTCTTCTTCTTCTTGCCCATCGCCCGCCGCAGCAGGTCGGCCTCACCCAGGGAATAGCCGGCCAGATCCTGGGCGATCTTCATGATCTGCTCCTGGTAGACCATGATGCCGTAGGTCTCCTGGAGGATCGGCTCCAGCTTTTCATGGGCCACATCGATGGCCTCACGGCCATGCTTGCGGTTGATGAACTTGGGGATCAGTCCTGCATCGAGAGGTCCGGGTCGATAGAGAGCCAGGATCGATGAGATGTCCTCCAGTGAGGAGGGCTTGAGATCGCGCACGATCTGGCGCATGCCGCTCGATTCGAGCTGGAAGATGCCCTCGAGATCACCGCGGGCAAGCAGCGCGAAGGTGCCGGGATCGGCCTCAGGAAGGCCATCGGGGTCGACCGTTTCACCGGTGCTCCTGGCGATCAGATCGATCGTCTTGTCGATCATCGTCAGGTTCTTGAGGCCGAGGAAGTCCATCTTCAGGAGGCCCATCGACTCCACGTCCTCCATGAAGTATTGGGTGATCACCTGGCCGTCGTTGTTGCGCTGCAAGGGCACCAGCTCATCGAGCGGATCGGCGGCGATCACCACACCAGCGGCATGCACGCCGAAGGTCTTGTTGGTGCCCTCGAT
It contains:
- the ruvA gene encoding Holliday junction branch migration protein RuvA, producing MIGWLQGRVADPWQQANRCGLLLLCQGVGYELLLTPRHWQRLPPSGSELSLYVHLSVREDGWQLYGFPDRPERDLFRELVAVSGVGPQMALALLGCHDAPALVAAVVRGDLRALVQAPGVGRRTAERLAVELRGRLQERFVDLLEGPPPGLEELPDGTAMPAAEGAREVENTLSALGYEGLEIHRALRAVAAEGLAVGEDTDGWIRECLRWLSRTAA
- the rpsO gene encoding 30S ribosomal protein S15, coding for MPLTTTRKQELINEHQTHGTDTGSVEVQVAMLSERINQLSGHLQKNIHDFSSRQGLLKMIGRRKRLLSYLRNISEERYAALIARLGIRG
- a CDS encoding DNA polymerase III subunit alpha, which gives rise to MAFVPLHNHSDYSLLDGASQLPAMVERAKELGMPALALTDHGVMYGAIELLKLCTKAGIKPIIGNEMYVINGSIEDPQPKKERRYHLVVLAKNATGYRNLVKLTSISHLRGMRGRGIFARACIDKQLLKQYSEGLIVATACLGGEIPQAILRGRPDVARDVARWYQEVFGEDFYLEIQDHGGLEDRIVNTEIARIGAELGIELIATNDAHYLSSGDVEAHDALLCVLTGKLITDEKRLRYTGTEYIKSPEEMGRLFADHLEPEVIEAAIANTVKVADKVEDYDILGRYQMPRFPIPEGHTAVTYLTEVSQQGLCRRLHLTEASQIPAHYDERLRFELQVMEQMGFPTYFLVVWDYIRFAREHGIPVGPGRGSAAGSLVAYALGITNIDPVKHGLLFERFLNPERKSMPDIDTDFCIERRSEVIAYVTERYGEDKVAQIITFNRMTSKAVLKDVARVLDIPYGEADRLAKLIPVVRGKPAKLKEMIGPESPNPEFREKYEGDPRVKHWVDLAMRIEGTNKTFGVHAAGVVIAADPLDELVPLQRNNDGQVITQYFMEDVESMGLLKMDFLGLKNLTMIDKTIDLIARSTGETVDPDGLPEADPGTFALLARGDLEGIFQLESSGMRQIVRDLKPSSLEDISSILALYRPGPLDAGLIPKFINRKHGREAIDVAHEKLEPILQETYGIMVYQEQIMKIAQDLAGYSLGEADLLRRAMGKKKKSEMETHQSIFVKGASERGVDPKIAEALFEQMVLFAEYCFNKSHSTAYGAVTYQTAYLKAHYPVAYMAALLTVNAGQSDRVQRYIANCQAMGIEVLPPDVNASGIDFTPVGDRILFGLSAVRNLGDGAIRALIEQRQADGPFQDLADLCDRLPGQALNRRALESLIHCGALDGLEPGGNRAQLMADLDLVLEWASSRAKDRASGQGNLFDLLATPADGAAAAALPKPKAAPVSDYAPTEKLKLEKELLGFFISDHPLRQLSSQVRLLAPVGLGSLEELADKSRISCVAMVSECRQVTTRKGDRMAVLQLEDLTGSCEAVVFPKSYARLADHLMVDARLLVWASVDRRDERVQLILDDCRSIEDLQLLQVELDPAEAGDIAVQHRLRECLTRHRPGQEEAGVRVPVIARVAAAGDCRWVRLGSQFCVADASAALETLTSARFRARLRSPLGAA